A single region of the Brachypodium distachyon strain Bd21 chromosome 3, Brachypodium_distachyon_v3.0, whole genome shotgun sequence genome encodes:
- the LOC100822645 gene encoding transcription factor MYB93 yields the protein MGRSPCCDENGLKKGPWTAEEDQKLTDYIDKHGHGSWRALPKLAGLNRCGKSCRLRWTNYLRPDIKRGKFTPEEEQTILQLHSVLGNKWSAIAKHLPGRTDNEIKNFWNTHLKKKLIQMGFDPMTHRPRTDFFAALPQLIALANLRQLVEQRPWDEHTPNQLQTEAVQAAKLEYLQCLLQSAAAIAASPSSSSINTIPGDLEQISLLSPPQISSLSSLSSPRILEGINCQDLVTGQLPDIQMPSSSFFEQPIINGTNQNSDYTANSGQGENGTPKSLLMSENSLPPLADFPISNLGDACSTSICDADGNSTQLPIWSDSFYDQFMSEFA from the exons ATGGGGAGGTCTCCTTGCTGCGATGAGAATGGCCTCAAGAAGGGCCCTTGGACCGCTGAAGAAGACCAGAAGCTCACAGACTACATCGACAAGCATGGCCATGGGAGCTGGAGAGCACTGCCTAAGCTTGCAG GACTCAACAGGTGTGGCAAGAGCTGCAGGCTGAGATGGACTAACTACCTGAGGCCAGACATCAAGAGAGGAAAGTTCACCCCAGAGGAAGAGCAGACCATCCTCCAGCTCCACTCCGTCCTTGGCAACAA GTGGTCAGCCATCGCTAAGCACCTCCCAGGAAGGACCGACAACGAGATCAAGAACTTCTGGAACACCCacctgaagaagaagctgatCCAGATGGGCTTCGACCCGATGACGCATCGACCAAGAACGGACTTCTTCGCTGCCCTGCCACAGCTCATCGCACTAGCCAACCTCCGCCAGCTCGTGGAGCAGCGGCCATGGGATGAACACACACCCAACCAGCTGCAAACCGAGGCAGTCCAGGCAGCAAAGCTAGAGTACTTGCAGTGCCTGCTTCAGTCCGCAGCGGCCATTGCCGCTAGCCCCAGCTCCAGCAGTATCAACACCATCCCCGGTGACCTGGAGCAGATTAGCCTCCTGAGTCCTCCTCAGATATCTTCACTGTCTTCGCTGTCGTCTCCAAGGATCCTGGAGGGTATCAATTGCCAAGACTTGGTAACTGGACAACTGCCTGACATCCAGATGCCTAGTAGCTCCTTTTTCGAACAGCCTATCATTAACGGTACCAACCAGAACTCAGATTACACTGCAAACAGTGGCCAGGGGGAGAATGGCACCCCGAAATCGCTGCTCATGTCGGAGAACTCCCTTCCACCACTTGCCGACTTCCCCATTTCCAACCTCGGCGATGCATGCAGCACCTCAATCTGTGATGCTGATGGCAACAGCACTCAACTCCCTATTTGGTCCGACTCATTTTATGATCAGTTCATGAGCGAGTTTGCATGA